One part of the Marinobacterium rhizophilum genome encodes these proteins:
- a CDS encoding RidA family protein, whose product MKQIVKTDLYASKAPLEWAVIGNGTLYTAQIPIDTAGQVVAGGIEAQSRQTMDNLKHTIEAAGLGMQDVTQVLIYVTDRAFLPVFNQVYAQYFEAPYPNRAAMVIAGLAREEMLVEVVAYAAVPDA is encoded by the coding sequence ATGAAACAGATTGTCAAAACCGACCTGTACGCCTCCAAGGCACCGCTGGAGTGGGCGGTGATCGGTAACGGAACCCTCTACACCGCGCAGATTCCCATCGACACGGCCGGACAGGTCGTTGCAGGCGGGATCGAAGCCCAGAGCCGGCAGACGATGGATAACCTGAAACATACGATAGAGGCTGCTGGTCTCGGTATGCAGGATGTCACCCAGGTGCTGATCTACGTGACAGACCGTGCGTTTCTGCCGGTGTTCAACCAGGTGTATGCGCAGTACTTCGAGGCGCCTTACCCCAACCGGGCGGCCATGGTCATTGCGGGCCTTGCCCGAGAAGAAATGCTGGTCGAAGTGGTTGCCTATGCGGCCGTCCCCGACGCCTGA
- a CDS encoding BCCT family transporter: protein MNNNNPAPAANANASLPRNTLLAGVDLPVFFLSGGALLLFVVFALYDIELVSAWVNSAFAASTQLFGAYWQVLLLLTFLVGLCLAIGRTGAVVLGGIKAPEISTFKWICIIMCTLLAGGGVFWAAAEPMAHFTSPPPLFAGDEAGGAQAAYNALAQSFMHWGFLAWAILGSLTGIVYMYLHYEKGLPLKPRTLLYPVFGDRVMTGPFGTLVDSCCVLAVVAGTVGPIGFLGLQVSFGLEKLFGIPDTYSTQVAILVGLMAIYTLSAVSGVTRGIQLLSRANVVLAVILMAFILFFGPTAFIIDGFLQGFGLYLDKFIPMATFRASPGWLDWWTVFFWGWFLGYGPLMAMFVARISRGRTLRELVLLISVVAPVITCFWFTIVGGSGLAFELANPGVISEPFTGFNLPAALLAITEQLPMGFMISVLFLILTTIFVATTGDSMTYAVSMVMTGTDHPQAAVRVFWGIMMGVVAALLISIGSGGISALQSFIVVTAVPVSLVLLPSLWTAPRIARQMAREQKLID from the coding sequence ATGAATAACAACAATCCAGCCCCGGCGGCGAACGCCAATGCGTCGCTCCCCCGAAACACCTTACTGGCCGGTGTGGACCTGCCGGTATTCTTTCTCAGCGGCGGTGCCCTGCTGCTGTTCGTGGTTTTTGCACTCTATGATATCGAGCTGGTGTCGGCCTGGGTCAACAGTGCCTTTGCCGCCTCGACCCAACTGTTCGGCGCCTACTGGCAGGTGCTGTTGCTGCTGACCTTTCTGGTGGGCCTTTGCCTGGCGATCGGGCGCACCGGTGCCGTGGTGCTCGGTGGCATCAAGGCGCCGGAAATATCCACCTTCAAGTGGATCTGCATCATCATGTGTACCCTGCTGGCCGGGGGCGGCGTGTTCTGGGCCGCGGCCGAGCCCATGGCACACTTTACCTCGCCGCCACCGCTGTTTGCCGGCGATGAGGCGGGCGGTGCCCAGGCGGCCTATAACGCCCTGGCCCAGAGCTTCATGCACTGGGGCTTCCTGGCCTGGGCGATTCTCGGTAGCCTGACCGGTATCGTCTACATGTACCTGCATTATGAAAAGGGGCTGCCGCTCAAACCGCGTACCCTGCTGTATCCGGTGTTCGGGGATCGCGTGATGACAGGTCCTTTCGGCACCCTGGTGGACTCCTGTTGCGTGCTGGCGGTTGTGGCCGGCACGGTAGGGCCGATTGGCTTCCTGGGGCTGCAGGTCAGTTTCGGACTTGAAAAGCTCTTCGGTATCCCGGACACCTACAGCACTCAGGTGGCCATCCTGGTGGGGCTGATGGCGATCTATACCCTGTCCGCTGTCAGCGGTGTAACCCGCGGTATCCAGCTGCTCAGCCGGGCCAATGTGGTGCTGGCGGTCATTCTGATGGCGTTCATTCTGTTCTTCGGGCCGACCGCCTTTATTATCGACGGCTTTTTGCAGGGCTTTGGTCTCTACCTGGACAAGTTCATTCCCATGGCGACCTTCAGGGCAAGCCCGGGCTGGCTCGACTGGTGGACGGTGTTTTTCTGGGGCTGGTTCCTGGGCTACGGTCCGCTGATGGCGATGTTCGTGGCGCGTATCTCCCGTGGCCGCACCCTGCGCGAGCTGGTGCTGCTGATCTCGGTGGTGGCGCCCGTGATCACCTGCTTCTGGTTCACCATAGTCGGTGGCAGCGGTCTGGCGTTCGAACTGGCTAACCCCGGCGTGATTTCCGAGCCCTTTACCGGTTTCAACCTGCCGGCGGCGCTGCTGGCCATTACCGAACAGCTGCCCATGGGCTTCATGATCTCGGTGCTGTTCCTGATCCTGACCACCATCTTCGTGGCCACCACGGGTGACTCCATGACCTATGCCGTGTCCATGGTGATGACCGGTACTGACCACCCGCAAGCTGCGGTGCGGGTCTTCTGGGGCATCATGATGGGCGTTGTGGCAGCGCTGCTGATCTCAATCGGTTCCGGCGGTATCTCGGCGCTGCAGTCCTTTATCGTGGTGACCGCTGTCCCCGTATCCCTGGTGCTGCTGCCCTCCCTGTGGACGGCGCCGCGCATCGCGCGCCAGATGGCGCGGGAACAAAAACTGATCGACTGA
- a CDS encoding TetR/AcrR family transcriptional regulator: MARRREHSRETLAELALCAAERLLDEQGIAELSTRRIAADIGYSAATLYSVFDNLDDLCWQLNARTLAQLLAQLDALGEMPPREALKAYALCYVAFAARWPERWSLLFEHRTPETLQVPAWLNASIERLFLQIEGRLAELVPEASASERALTARTLWSGVHGVAVLQLRGKLFLPPQGKQEQMLTTLVDYHLDGWSLSRESRT, from the coding sequence ATGGCCCGACGCCGAGAACATTCCCGTGAAACCCTTGCCGAGCTCGCGCTGTGCGCGGCCGAACGTCTGCTGGACGAGCAGGGCATCGCCGAGCTGAGTACCCGCCGTATTGCCGCGGACATCGGCTACAGTGCCGCGACTCTCTATTCGGTGTTCGATAACCTCGATGACCTTTGCTGGCAACTGAATGCCCGTACGCTGGCGCAACTGCTCGCACAGCTGGATGCGCTGGGCGAGATGCCGCCGCGCGAGGCGCTCAAGGCCTATGCCCTGTGCTATGTGGCCTTTGCCGCCCGCTGGCCTGAGCGCTGGAGTCTGCTGTTTGAGCATCGCACGCCCGAAACCCTGCAGGTACCAGCCTGGCTGAATGCGTCGATCGAGCGTCTGTTTTTGCAGATCGAGGGTCGCCTGGCTGAACTGGTGCCCGAGGCGAGCGCGTCGGAACGGGCGCTGACGGCCCGTACGCTCTGGAGTGGGGTGCATGGCGTGGCCGTGCTGCAGTTAAGGGGCAAGCTGTTTTTACCGCCCCAGGGAAAACAGGAACAGATGCTGACAACGCTGGTGGATTACCACCTGGATGGCTGGAGTTTGAGTCGGGAGAGCAGGACATGA
- the apbC gene encoding iron-sulfur cluster carrier protein ApbC, with product MQQTRARIEAVLGQHQDPYLGTDLVSAGAISGVGEEAGQCVVTLTLGYPCSDIRTALAAELAQLVKAQVDLDVRFDIVQKIEPHQAQRNLRNLDGVRNIIAVASGKGGVGKSTTTVNLALAMAQAGARVGVLDADIYGPSLGLMVGVAPGVHPDSDDEKYFKPVQAQGLQTMSMAYLIDENTPMVWRGPMVSGALQQLLTQTLWDDLDYLFIDMPPGTGDIQLTLSQKVPVTGSVVVTTPQDIALLDAKKGIEMFRKVDIPVLGVVENMSTHLCSNCGHEEHIFGAGGGARIAAQYDTELLGALPLSLQIREQTDAGKPTVVADPNGQAAQSYLAIARRVAGKIARRNASQGPAFPNISVQND from the coding sequence ATGCAGCAAACGCGCGCGCGTATCGAAGCAGTTCTGGGCCAGCACCAGGATCCCTATCTGGGTACGGACCTGGTCAGTGCCGGTGCCATCAGTGGTGTCGGTGAAGAGGCAGGTCAGTGTGTCGTCACGCTGACGCTGGGCTACCCCTGTAGCGATATCCGCACGGCGCTGGCTGCCGAGTTGGCTCAGCTTGTCAAGGCGCAGGTCGACCTGGACGTCAGGTTCGACATCGTGCAGAAAATCGAACCCCACCAGGCGCAACGCAACCTGCGCAACCTCGATGGCGTGCGCAATATCATCGCCGTGGCGTCCGGCAAGGGCGGGGTAGGCAAGTCCACCACCACGGTGAACCTCGCGCTGGCGATGGCCCAGGCGGGTGCACGGGTGGGCGTGCTGGATGCGGATATCTATGGCCCGAGCCTCGGGCTGATGGTGGGGGTGGCACCCGGTGTGCACCCGGACTCGGATGATGAAAAATACTTCAAGCCGGTTCAGGCCCAGGGTCTGCAGACCATGTCCATGGCCTACCTGATTGACGAGAATACGCCGATGGTCTGGCGCGGGCCCATGGTCAGCGGTGCCCTGCAGCAGTTGCTGACCCAGACGCTGTGGGATGATCTGGACTATCTGTTTATCGACATGCCCCCCGGCACCGGCGACATTCAGCTGACCCTGTCGCAAAAGGTGCCTGTTACCGGTTCCGTGGTTGTAACCACGCCGCAGGATATTGCCCTGCTGGATGCGAAGAAGGGTATCGAAATGTTCCGCAAGGTCGATATCCCGGTGCTGGGCGTGGTGGAGAACATGAGTACTCACCTGTGCAGCAACTGTGGCCATGAAGAGCATATATTCGGTGCCGGCGGCGGTGCCCGTATCGCCGCGCAGTACGATACCGAATTGCTTGGTGCCCTGCCGCTGTCGTTGCAGATCCGCGAGCAGACCGATGCCGGCAAGCCGACAGTGGTGGCGGACCCGAACGGGCAGGCGGCGCAGAGCTATCTGGCGATTGCCCGGCGTGTGGCCGGCAAGATCGCCCGGCGCAATGCCAGCCAGGGGCCGGCGTTCCCGAATATCTCCGTTCAGAACGACTGA
- the dcd gene encoding dCTP deaminase → MGIKSDRWIRRQAQECEMITPFEPGQVRHTDRGPIVSYGTSSYGYDVRCADEFKIFTNINSTIVDPKDFDAGSFVDVKSDVCIIPPNSFALARTVEYFRIPRDVLTICLGKSTYARCGIIVNVTPLEPEWEGHVTLEFSNTTPLPAKIYANEGVAQMLFLGADEVCETSYRDRNGKYQGQTGVVVPRT, encoded by the coding sequence ATGGGAATCAAATCCGATCGCTGGATTCGCCGCCAGGCGCAAGAGTGCGAGATGATTACACCGTTCGAGCCCGGTCAGGTGCGTCATACCGACCGCGGCCCGATCGTCTCCTATGGCACCTCGAGCTACGGCTACGATGTGCGCTGCGCCGACGAATTCAAGATCTTTACCAATATCAACTCCACCATCGTCGATCCCAAGGACTTCGATGCCGGCAGTTTTGTTGATGTAAAATCTGATGTTTGCATTATTCCGCCCAACTCCTTTGCCCTGGCGCGCACGGTGGAGTACTTTCGCATTCCCCGTGATGTGCTGACCATATGCCTGGGCAAGAGCACCTATGCGCGCTGTGGCATTATCGTCAACGTCACGCCGCTGGAGCCCGAGTGGGAAGGTCATGTGACGCTGGAATTTTCCAACACCACGCCACTGCCCGCCAAGATCTACGCCAATGAAGGCGTGGCGCAGATGCTGTTTCTGGGGGCCGACGAGGTCTGTGAAACCTCCTACAGGGATCGCAACGGCAAATATCAGGGACAGACCGGGGTTGTGGTACCCCGGACATGA
- a CDS encoding TolC family outer membrane protein — protein sequence MKSLPHRHRPLLLALALGFASAQSQAASLVDLYQQALENDPQLKSAAASLQAGQEALPQARAALLPEISAGADAGWTDTEKAGSNDSTGVTLTLSQSVFSAARWYNLRRGEVLSEQAGLVFDQAQQALVLRSVSAYLAVLRAINNLDSARAEVRAIQRQLDQVNAQFEVGLIAITDVQEAQASYDNSVVRQIEAEGELDNSYEALDRLAGSPFRSVDALKPDYPVQSPTPAEPQPWLEKAWQNNLGLMIADNSIEVARRTAQFARAGHYPTLDLNASYDSDTSSVSGFDAGDTSTVALALRVPIFQGGLTSSQSREAEALLDKAMQDRQDTLLAVTQQTRSLLRSLRTNVQSVNARAQSIRSSETALQATQEGFNVGTRNVVDVLDAERTLYAAQRDHANARLDFIANLFSLKQQLGTLSPEDLTTLDNWLETTDKG from the coding sequence GTGAAATCGCTCCCCCACCGCCACCGTCCACTACTCCTGGCCCTTGCCCTGGGGTTCGCCAGCGCCCAGTCCCAGGCCGCCAGCCTGGTCGACCTCTACCAGCAGGCACTGGAAAACGACCCCCAGCTCAAATCCGCCGCCGCCAGCCTGCAGGCCGGACAGGAAGCCCTGCCCCAGGCACGCGCCGCCCTGCTGCCGGAAATCAGTGCCGGCGCCGACGCCGGCTGGACCGACACCGAAAAAGCCGGCAGCAACGACAGCACCGGCGTTACCCTGACACTGAGCCAGTCTGTTTTTTCTGCGGCACGCTGGTACAACCTGCGCCGAGGCGAGGTACTGTCCGAGCAGGCGGGCCTGGTATTTGACCAGGCCCAGCAGGCACTGGTACTGCGCAGCGTCAGCGCCTACCTCGCGGTACTGCGGGCCATCAACAACCTCGACAGCGCCCGCGCCGAAGTCCGCGCCATCCAGCGCCAACTCGACCAGGTCAACGCCCAGTTCGAAGTGGGCCTGATTGCCATCACCGATGTGCAGGAAGCCCAGGCCAGCTACGACAACTCCGTCGTACGCCAGATCGAAGCCGAAGGGGAACTGGATAACAGCTATGAAGCCCTCGACCGCCTGGCAGGCTCCCCCTTTCGCAGCGTCGATGCCCTCAAGCCGGACTATCCGGTACAGAGCCCGACACCCGCCGAGCCCCAGCCATGGCTGGAGAAGGCCTGGCAGAACAACCTGGGCCTGATGATCGCCGACAACAGTATTGAAGTGGCACGCCGCACGGCACAGTTCGCCCGTGCCGGTCACTACCCGACCCTGGACCTCAATGCCAGTTACGACAGCGACACCAGCAGCGTATCCGGGTTTGACGCCGGCGACACCAGTACCGTCGCCCTGGCGCTGCGGGTACCCATTTTTCAGGGCGGCCTGACCAGCTCCCAGTCCCGCGAAGCTGAAGCCCTGCTCGACAAGGCGATGCAGGATCGCCAGGACACTCTGCTGGCGGTGACCCAGCAAACCCGCAGCCTGCTGCGCAGCCTGCGCACCAACGTCCAGAGTGTGAATGCACGGGCGCAGAGCATCCGCTCCAGCGAAACCGCCCTGCAGGCCACCCAGGAAGGTTTCAATGTCGGCACCCGCAACGTGGTGGACGTCCTTGACGCCGAGCGCACGCTCTATGCCGCCCAGCGCGATCACGCCAATGCCCGACTGGACTTTATTGCCAACCTGTTCAGCCTGAAACAGCAACTGGGCACCCTGAGTCCCGAGGACCTGACGACCCTGGACAACTGGCTCGAAACCACCGACAAAGGCTAA
- a CDS encoding acyl-[ACP]--phospholipid O-acyltransferase: MSELFKLRGFLAFVSVAFINAFVDLGHKIIIQNTLFKTFDGQQQILLTAVVNGLILLPFIMLFTPAGFISDKYPKHRVMRFSAWAGVLVTLLITLCYYQGWFVAAFGLTFVLALQSAFYSPSKYGYIRELVGTARLSEGNGWIQAATMVAILSGIMVFSLLFEMRLADLLVLPQDPAEVVQQIAPLGWFLVAGAALETVLAHRLPALTKTDRQLHFDWAAYRRGRTLAANLSHIAGIRPIWLSILGLATFWSISQVMLAVFPAFAKETLGEQNTFVIQGAMALAGIGIMAGSMLAGRLSRHHINTGLIPLGAAGVALGLLLLPHAASLGFSAALFLMIGLFGALMIIPLNALIQFNADRHDSGRILAGNNFIQNVAMLSFLGLTVLCAFAGISGLWLLYGLGVLALAGAVFAIVTLPEALIRLIVAMVLKRKYRLQVLGFEHLPEDGRGTLLLGNHISWLDWAMVQMACPRHVHFVMERSIYERWYLRGFLDLFGVIPISGGNSRAALTRVSELLQAGKVVCLFPEGSISHTGQLGTFKKGFERACEGIAQDSAAVIVPFYLRGLWGSRFSRSSSRLQASRRHGLKRDLIVAFGAPAPLQSTAEQVKKRVFELSIHAWNSYTDTLETLPRAFIRTARQAPAQWAISDVRGAPLSYPRLLCACALFSRRFKKVRSPNIGLLLPTSSAGAIANMAALMAGKALVNLNFTATPQALLAAAEQAQLDTIVTARQFLVRLESRGIDTQALFAGRTVLYMEDIKASIGKVEALSMLVAVRLLPVAVLQAWLCRRAQLDDTAAILFSSGSEGAPKGVMLSHRNILSNIKQIGDVLNVRDDDCWMATLPLFHAFGLTVTCLLPLIEGIPVVCHPDPTDAVNIGKGVARFRATLMCATSTFMRLYVRNRKLHPLMFQSLRLMVAGAERLDPAVRDAFEARFHVPVLEGYGCTETTPVATVNLPDHLDTRWWTVQHGSRAGTVGLALPGSTVRIVDPATLEELPAGEAGLVLIGGTQIMRGYLNDPERTAAAIVERDGLRWYNTGDKGRLDEEGFLSILDRYARFAKIGGEMVSLQAVEDAVAASLDGEDCALLAVALPDARKGERVVLLVAPPAVAPQEVRRRLMASVTPLLQPSEIYAVDEIPLLGSGKRDFAAARVRAQQLSDARCETQASAGLA, translated from the coding sequence ATGAGTGAACTTTTCAAGCTGCGCGGGTTTCTGGCCTTTGTATCGGTGGCCTTTATCAATGCCTTTGTGGACCTGGGTCACAAGATCATCATCCAGAATACGCTGTTCAAGACCTTTGACGGCCAGCAGCAGATCCTGCTCACCGCGGTGGTTAACGGGCTTATTCTGCTGCCCTTTATCATGTTGTTCACGCCCGCCGGCTTTATTTCGGACAAGTACCCCAAGCACCGGGTGATGCGCTTTTCCGCCTGGGCCGGAGTGCTGGTAACGCTGCTGATCACGCTGTGTTACTACCAGGGCTGGTTTGTGGCGGCCTTCGGGCTGACCTTCGTGCTGGCACTGCAAAGCGCGTTCTATTCGCCCTCCAAGTACGGCTATATCCGTGAACTGGTCGGTACCGCCCGGCTCAGTGAGGGTAACGGCTGGATTCAGGCGGCCACCATGGTGGCCATATTGTCGGGCATCATGGTGTTTTCGCTGCTGTTCGAGATGCGCCTGGCGGACCTGCTGGTCCTGCCCCAGGACCCGGCCGAGGTGGTGCAGCAGATCGCGCCGCTGGGCTGGTTCCTGGTGGCCGGCGCCGCGCTGGAAACTGTGCTGGCGCACCGCCTGCCCGCGCTGACCAAGACCGATCGACAGCTGCACTTCGACTGGGCTGCCTACCGCCGCGGTCGCACCCTGGCGGCGAACCTGTCCCATATCGCCGGTATCCGACCCATCTGGCTGTCGATCCTGGGTCTGGCGACTTTCTGGTCCATAAGCCAGGTCATGCTGGCGGTGTTTCCGGCCTTTGCCAAGGAAACCCTGGGGGAGCAGAACACCTTTGTCATCCAGGGCGCCATGGCGCTGGCCGGTATCGGCATTATGGCCGGTTCCATGCTGGCCGGGCGCCTGTCGCGGCATCACATCAATACCGGGCTGATTCCGCTCGGTGCCGCCGGCGTGGCACTGGGGCTGTTATTGCTGCCCCATGCCGCCTCACTGGGTTTCTCGGCGGCGCTGTTCCTGATGATTGGCCTGTTCGGCGCCCTGATGATCATTCCGCTGAACGCGCTGATCCAGTTCAATGCTGACCGCCATGACAGCGGCCGCATCCTGGCGGGTAACAACTTTATTCAGAATGTGGCGATGCTGAGTTTCCTGGGCCTGACGGTGCTGTGCGCCTTCGCCGGGATTTCCGGCCTCTGGCTGCTCTATGGCCTGGGTGTACTGGCGCTGGCCGGCGCCGTCTTCGCCATTGTGACGCTGCCCGAAGCGCTGATTCGCCTGATCGTGGCCATGGTCCTCAAGCGCAAGTATCGCCTGCAGGTGCTGGGGTTTGAGCACCTGCCTGAAGATGGTCGCGGCACCCTGCTGCTGGGCAACCATATCAGTTGGCTCGACTGGGCCATGGTCCAGATGGCCTGTCCGCGGCATGTGCACTTTGTGATGGAGCGCAGTATTTACGAGCGCTGGTACCTGCGCGGCTTCCTGGACCTGTTCGGGGTGATACCGATCTCCGGCGGCAACAGCCGTGCAGCGCTGACGCGGGTCAGCGAGCTGCTGCAGGCCGGCAAGGTGGTCTGCCTGTTTCCCGAAGGCTCGATCAGCCATACCGGGCAGCTGGGTACTTTCAAAAAGGGGTTTGAGCGCGCCTGCGAGGGGATCGCCCAGGACAGCGCCGCGGTCATAGTGCCGTTTTATCTGCGCGGGCTCTGGGGTAGCCGTTTCTCGCGCTCCAGCAGTCGCCTGCAAGCCAGTCGTCGGCACGGTCTCAAGCGCGACCTGATTGTCGCCTTTGGCGCGCCGGCGCCGCTGCAGAGCACGGCCGAGCAGGTGAAGAAGCGGGTATTCGAATTATCGATTCACGCCTGGAACTCCTATACCGACACGCTGGAAACCCTGCCCAGGGCCTTTATCCGCACGGCGCGACAGGCGCCGGCCCAATGGGCCATCAGCGATGTGCGTGGCGCGCCCCTGAGCTACCCGCGCCTGCTCTGTGCCTGCGCGCTGTTCAGTCGGCGCTTCAAAAAGGTGCGCAGCCCGAACATCGGTCTGTTGCTGCCGACCTCCAGTGCCGGCGCCATCGCCAACATGGCCGCGCTGATGGCCGGCAAGGCGCTGGTCAACCTGAACTTCACGGCGACGCCCCAGGCGCTGCTGGCCGCCGCCGAGCAGGCGCAACTCGATACCATCGTCACGGCCCGCCAATTCCTGGTGCGTCTCGAGTCCCGTGGCATCGATACCCAGGCGCTTTTCGCCGGCCGCACGGTGCTCTATATGGAGGACATCAAGGCTTCCATCGGCAAGGTGGAAGCCCTGAGCATGCTGGTGGCGGTGCGGCTGCTCCCCGTGGCGGTGTTGCAGGCCTGGCTGTGCCGACGGGCACAGCTGGACGATACCGCGGCGATCCTGTTTTCCTCCGGCAGCGAGGGGGCGCCCAAGGGCGTGATGCTGAGTCACCGCAATATCCTGTCCAACATCAAGCAGATCGGTGATGTGCTCAATGTGCGTGATGATGACTGCTGGATGGCGACCCTGCCGCTGTTTCATGCCTTCGGACTCACGGTGACCTGCCTGCTGCCGCTGATCGAGGGGATTCCGGTGGTCTGTCATCCGGATCCCACCGATGCGGTCAATATCGGCAAGGGCGTGGCGCGCTTTCGGGCCACCCTCATGTGTGCCACCTCGACCTTCATGCGGCTCTATGTGCGCAACCGCAAGCTGCATCCGCTGATGTTCCAGTCGCTGCGCCTGATGGTGGCCGGCGCCGAACGGCTGGATCCCGCCGTGCGCGATGCCTTTGAGGCGCGTTTTCATGTGCCGGTCCTCGAAGGTTACGGTTGCACCGAAACCACGCCGGTGGCCACGGTCAACCTGCCGGATCATCTGGATACCCGCTGGTGGACGGTGCAGCACGGCAGTCGTGCGGGCACCGTGGGGCTGGCTCTGCCGGGCTCCACGGTACGCATCGTGGACCCCGCCACGCTGGAGGAGCTGCCCGCCGGTGAGGCCGGGCTGGTTCTGATCGGCGGTACCCAGATCATGCGGGGCTACCTGAATGACCCCGAGCGTACCGCTGCTGCCATCGTCGAGCGCGACGGCCTGCGCTGGTACAACACCGGCGACAAGGGGCGGCTGGACGAGGAGGGCTTTCTCAGCATCCTGGATCGCTACGCGCGCTTTGCCAAGATTGGTGGCGAGATGGTCAGCCTGCAGGCGGTGGAAGATGCCGTGGCCGCGAGCCTGGACGGCGAGGATTGCGCGCTGCTGGCGGTGGCGCTGCCGGATGCGCGCAAGGGCGAACGGGTGGTCCTGCTGGTAGCGCCGCCCGCAGTGGCGCCGCAAGAGGTGCGCCGTCGCCTGATGGCATCGGTGACACCACTGCTGCAGCCCAGCGAAATCTACGCGGTGGACGAGATTCCGCTGCTGGGCAGCGGCAAGCGTGACTTTGCTGCCGCCCGCGTCCGCGCCCAGCAGCTCAGCGACGCCAGGTGCGAGACGCAGGCAAGCGCGGGCCTGGCGTGA